In Bacillota bacterium, the sequence AGAGCAACTCTTTTTGCACTCACATCCAGTACTTCGTAGGGAAATTGGGCTCGCTCCTCTTCCCAGAAAACGATAACCTCGTCAAAGCCCTCAAGTTGAACTAACGCATCGCTAAAAGAAAGTACCGGGCTTACTTTTGGAATAAGAGTGCGGTGGGACTGCTTTGCGGCCTCAGTAGCTATCTTTTGCCACCGCTCGACTTTTCTTGCGGCTTTCTCGGGCTCTACCTTAACGACCACGCGCTCAGTTAACATAGGAAATATTCCGGTAACACCAATCTCAACCGATTTGCGAACGATATCGTCCATCTTTGTGCCTTTGGGTAGAGCTTGAAATAGGAATACCTCGGGAAGGCCCTCTTCTGGACGGTAACTCTTGATGACTTTGCCCGTTACCTTCTCGTCTGAGATGTTTACAATCTCAACATCCGAAACGACTCCTTCTGGATCCACAACTTCGATGACTTCCCCAGCGCGCAGCCGCAAGACATCTCGGATGTGTCTTGCATCAGAGCCGGTTATATCAACCGCGTATTTAACTGCCCTATCCACAAAAAAGCGGGGCTTAGCCAAGCTCACTCACCACGTTAGTCCACTCACCTATATCAAGAATTTTTTTAACTATAAAGCCATTATCTTTAAGAGCTTCAAGAATTCCGCCTTTTTGCTCAACCGTTATACCGGAGGCAATAAAAATCTTAAGCCCTTTGAGCCTGCGCACTATATCAGGCAAGAAATTAATTATCATTGAAGCAGTTAGATTAGCAACAAGAAGGTCAACCTGTGTGAGTTCAAGGTCTGAAAAGTCCTTGACTATGAAATCAATTTTATCAGCTACTCCGTTTTCGGCTGCATTTTCTTTTGCGACTTCTATGGCCTGCGGGTCATTATCGATTGCAACAACTTTTTTTGCCCCAAGTTTTGCGGCCGCTATCGCAAGTATCCCTGAGCCAGTACCTAGATCAAGCACCGTGTCGGTTCCACGCACAAATTCCTGCAAAAATATAAGGCACCCTTCAGTCGTCGGGTGCGAGCCAGTCCCGAAGGCAAGCCCCGGGTCAAGCTGGATTACTATCTCGTTTGGGAAAGACTCGACTTCCTGCCAGGATGGCCTTATCAAGAACCTGCCGATTCGCACCGGCTTGAAGGATTTTTTGTAATTCTCGGCCCAATCTTCATCAGAAATTGTACTAATGCTAATCGTAGCCGGATCGGTCTTTAGCCCTTCGAGGTCGATCTTTTCCAATGCAGCTTTTAAAGTTATCTGGATATCCTCAACAGGATAAGATTCTGGCACGTAGGCGGTAAGGGTCACAGCATCATCTTTGTTATCGATCTGGATACCGGATGGACTTAAGTTTAGCATCGCCGAAGATAGAGCCTCAGCCGCTTCTAAAGATACGGTAACTTCCACCTTCAGCCAATCCATGCAATCCTCCGGGTTAGTTCATGGCTTATGAATTTGAGGGCAAGAGGCACGAATTCTGCTATTCCCCAATCCCTCTCATCAAGGATGGGGAACCTCCGATTCACTGATTTATCCATTTATCCACTCACCAGTTTTACTTTTGGCCAAAAGCATCCTTTATGCGGCTGAAAATACCGCCGTGTGATGTTTCGTGGATTTCCTCACCCGACTCCCGGGCAAATTCAATTAAAAGTTCCTTTTGTCTTTCGGTTAACTTGCGCGGGGTCTCTATTACAACCTGAACTATAATATCACCACGGGAACTACCGCGAAGCGAAGGAACGCCCTTTCCTTTTAGCCTAAAAGTTGTTCCCGTCTGTGTTCCCGGTGCAACTGTTATTGTTTCAAAACCCTCAAGCGTTGGTACCTGCAATTCCGAACCGATTGCGGCCTGGGTAAATGTTATCGGTAGCTGACAGAAAAGATCGACTCCCCGGCGCTCGAAGACAGAATGCGGCTTAACATGAAGCGTGACGTACAGGTCTCCGGGTCTTCCACCGCGCAGGCCGGCCTCACCCTTGCCTGTTAGCTTAAGCGTAACGCCGTTATCCACCCCGGCTGGAATATCGACTTTTATCTTCTCGTGCACAGGTTTTCGGCCCTGGCCGTTACAATCTTTGCATGGTGTTGTAATCACCCGACCAGTGCCCTGACATTTAGGGCAGGTCGACGTCCTGATAAATGTACCGAAAACAGTGCGCTGCTCACTTCTGACCTCTCCCGCGCCCCTGCAAGTAGGACAGGTCGCCGGACTCGTGCCGGGCTCCAGGCCTGTACCACCGCAAGTACTGCAGCCTACCAAGCGGGCGATCTCAACTTCTTTCTCTGCGCCAAAGACAGCTTCTTCAAAGTCTACCGTTAGCTCAAGGCTTAAATCGGAGCCACGCTGGGCGGTACTTTTCGCTCGCCCACCCTGCTGCTGCCAATTGCCAAAAAACATGTCAAATATATCGCCAAAAGCGCTCTCGAAGCCGCCACCGAAGCCAGAAAAATCCTCAAAGCCGCCACCAAACGCCGGACCCTTAGCCGAACCAAACGTATCATAGTTGCGGCGTTTATCCGGGTCGCTTAAGACCTCGTAAGCCTCGTTGATTTCCTTAAATTTTGCCTCAGCTTTGGGATCGTCCTTATTAACATCAGGGTGATACTTCCGGGCAAGCCTTCGAAACGCTTTCTTGATCTCGTCTTGCGTTGCGCCTTTTGAAACACCCAATATCTCGTAATAGTCTTTGGCCATCTTTACCTCAACATAAACCTATGTTAATTAATATTTCTTGCTCAATATTTTTTATCGCCCAAGCGAGAATTATAGCTTAAGCGATTGCGATAGTACAATATGAATTTATTCACAGTTCATGGCCCAGCGCTCAGCAAGTAAGGGCAAGGGAAGAGGGCAAACGCTTTTGATATTGTTATTTAGACTCTTCGACTCTGCCCCTTGCTGCCTGTTAGCAGCCCTAAAGGGCTGCACTACATTTTTTATAAACCCCGGACCCTAGTCCCTGGACCCTGGACTATGACCTCAAATCGTTCAAAGCCTTGGTCAGATTCCCAGCAATGAACTCGACAGCCGAGATGGCCCGCGCATAATTCATGCGGGTTGGGCCGATTATGCCCAGTGTTCCAAAAGCCTCATCATCTACATGATAAGTGCTTGCAATTACACTGCAATCTTTAATCTGCTGATCAGCATTCTCAGACCCGATCCGAACAAACACCTTATCACTCCTATATGAATCCTCCAACCACTGAAGGAGACGGTAACCGTGCTCGAGCGAGCTTAAAAGGGATTGTACTTTACGGAAATCTTCAAACTCTGGCTGGCCGAGAATGCTTGTTGTACCGCCTAGAAAAACACGCTCTTTGTCCTCGCTCTGCATCACGTCTACTATCTCGTCTATTAGCTGGTGGATAAAGCCTGCAGATTTATAGTCGGACAAGTCAATAGCGTCTTTAACGGTTGATATCTCGGAAGGTTGAAGCCCCTGAAGCCTCTCGTTTAGCAGGTGCTCAACACCTGAAACATCAACACCGTGGGTCTCAACGCTGATCGTACGCTTTAAAACCTGTCCTTTATCGGTTATTAGAACCATTAGCATATGTTTTGGCGATAGTGAAACTAGATCGATGTGCTTAAGGCGACTGCTCTTAAATGTGGGAGCCATGACAACCGCTATGTAGTTTGTAAGCTTTGAGAGGATACTGGTCGTCTCCCGTAGAAGCTCTTCCATCTCCTTGTTTAAGGCAGAGTAGAGTTTAACTATCGCCTTTTCCTCTTTAAGAGTAAGCCCAGGCTTATCAGCCGTGCTGTCAACATAAAAACGGTAAGCAATATCGGTTGGGATGCGCCCTGCGGAAGTATGGGGCTGATGCAAATACCCTAAATCCTCTAATACGGCAAGCTCGTTTCTAACCGTAGCTGAGCTTACACCAAGCTGATATTTTTCAACAAGCCTGTGAGAGCTCACCGGTTCGGCGGTCAGAATATATTCCTGTACTGCTACAAATAATATTGCTTTCTTTCTAGCATCAAGCATTTTACCGCTCCTTTTAGCACTCTCGCAGGGAGAGTGCTAAATTAAATTTATCACCTGTTATGCTTGAATGTCAAGGACACGTGGATGGGTGTCTACCCAGTCTAGCTGCGATTTTATCTTTTTAATACTGTATTTTAACCAACACCAGGCCTTTGGCAGGGGCGGTTTTGCCTGCCCTAGTTCTATCTCTTGCCTCAATTATCGATGGGATATCAGACGGAGATATTGCTCCTAGACCTACATCGATAGCAGTACCAGCAATTATGCGAACCATGTTATGGAGAAAAGCGTGGGCGCGCACCTTAATAGTGATGAGCCCTTCCAGCGGCTCTCCCGCCCATACTATATCAGACGACCTTTTGCAGGATACCTCTAGCACGGTTCTAACAGGATTTTTAATCGTCGCCGCACTTTCGGTAGCACAAAACGAAGTAAAGTCGTGCCTTCCCTTTAGGTAACTTACCGCCTCATCCATGGCCTCAACATCCAGCGGCCGAGCCTCGTGGTGGACAAACCTGTTTGCAAAAACCGAGCGGTAAAAGCGGTTCAGGATATAGTAATGATACTCACGCCACTTAGGGTCCCGGCGCGCATCGAAATCCGGCGAGACCTCCTCGGCATCCTTTGCGGCGATATCTTCCGGCAGTAGCGCGTTAAGCGAGTAAGGAATCCTGTGGATCGGCATACCGGAAGACGTGAAGAAATTTATCACCTGCCCAAAAGCATGAACTCCTGCATCAGTTCTACCTGCAGCGTTAACCTCAATTACCTCACCCAGCAGAGTACTAAGTGCGGCCTCGACCTCTGCCTGCAATGTGCGCACGTCTTGCTTCTCTTGCTTCTGCCAACCACTATAGTTGGTGCCGTCGTATTCGAGCACAAGCTTGATATTTCGTGTAGGTTTATCTTTCATCTGTCCTCTTAAACATTATTAATTATTAGGTCTTGATGTGCCAATGTTCTAAGACGCCAAAGTTAAGAAATAAAAAGGTGTCGCCGCTTTGCCACGTCTGGAAGTCCAGGTTTTATACGATCGGTAGTCTGCCAATATATATCAAAACAGCAAACAACACATTCACTACTATAAACCCAATCCAGTCACCGTTTTTCATCTTAAGCTCACGCATGCGAGTCCTTCCCTCACCTCCACGGTAGGCGCGGGCCTCCATAGCCTCGGCTAGCTCATCCGCCCGCCTAAATACGCTTACGAAAAGCGGAATAAGGATAGGGATGAAGCTTCTAAACTTTGCTATCGGGTTTTTTGAGTTAAATCTTGCTCCCCTTGATGCTTGAGCCTTGATTATCTTATCGGCCTCAACGGAGAGTATCGGTATAAAGCGCAGGGCAATCGTCATCATCATGGCAAGCTCGTGTGACGGCGCCCCTAATCGTTTTAAAGGTGTGAGCAGATACTCTATAGCATCAGTTAGCTCAACTGGTGTTGAAGTAAGCGTCAGAAACGATGCGCCAACGATTAGAAGAACCAGTCGTATATCGATAAATATCCCATCTCTTAAACCCGGAATACTAATATTTACCGGCCCGACAGCCACCCACGGACCACCACCGACCCACAGCTGGATGAGTAGGGTAAGCACGAGAATGTAAAATAGAGGCTTGACCCCTTTTAGGGCGAGGCCAACAGGAAGCCTGCTTATATAGACAAACACGCCGATAAGAATGGTCATAACCACAAGACCAGTGAAATTTTTAATGAAGAAAATTGCGACTGCGTAAAAGAGGATAAGCAGCAGCTTAACCCTCGGATCAGTTCGGTGAACGGGTGAATCTATAGGATAATACTGCCCGGTGATAAACCCAGCACCTACAGACATTGTCTCTCCTTAACCGCAGCAAGTATTGTACTGACAACACCTTTCAGGCTTAAAGAATCAACCGATATATTAAAGCCGCACTCCTTTAGCTTTAAAAGCACCTCTACTGGCTTCGGCAAATCTAGCCCTATACCCTTTATTGTATCCAGCTCGGAGAATACCACCTTTGGACAGCCATCTAGTACTACTCTACCGCCGTTTACAACGACAATGCGCCCGACATGCTCTGCGATCTCATCCATATCGTGGGCAGCGATTATTATCGTCATTCCTGCTTTGTTTAGCTCATCAAGAATGCGCATAATCTTTGCCTTCCCACGGACATCCAATCCGCTTACCGGTTCATCTAAAACAAGTACGCGGGGTCTCATGGCAAGTACACCGGCAATAGCTACAAGCCGCTTTTCGCCACCGCTTAAGCTAAACGGAGGCCTGTCGGCAAATTTGTTAAAGTCTAGTCCTACGCTCTCGATGGCCTCTTTTGCCCGTACGCGCGCTTCTTTGTCCGAAAGGCCCAGGTTGCGAGGCCCAAAAGACACATCATCTACAACCGTGTCGGCAAAAAGCTGGCTTTCGGGAAACTGAAATACCAACCCGACCTCTTCCCGCACAAGGCGTGGATGTACGTCTTTGCCTATCTCTTTCCCCTCAAACAACACCCGCCCCTGTGTAGGAGTTAGAAGCCCATTCAAGTGCTGTATAAGGGTGGATTTTCCCGAGCCGGTCGGCCCAATAAGACCGATAAAATCACCTTCGCCAATTTTTAAGTCGACATCTTTAAGTGCGACTTGCTCAAGGGATGTACCGGGCAAGTACGTGAAGCTGACATTGACCAACTCAATCAGCATAATGCACTCACCAGCTCACCTACCGTCAAGATGCCGGTTGGCAAACTCAGACCCGCCGAGACAAGCTCATCTGCAATAAGTTTTGCTTTTGGGACGCCAATGCCGAGTGCGGCAAGCTCCGATGAGTCGACAAAGACCTCCTTCGGCACACCGGTTTTTATTATGGCCCCGTCTGAAAGTACAACAATTCTATCTGCTTGAACTGCTTCATCAGGAGAGTGTGTGATGTTTATTACCGTAGTGCCGTGCTCCTTGTTAAGCGCTTTAAGAGTTACCAAAGTATCAGCTCTTCCCTTTGGATCAAGCATGGAAGTGGCTTCATCAATTACCAGGTATTTTGGATACATGGCTAAGGCT encodes:
- the prmA gene encoding 50S ribosomal protein L11 methyltransferase; amino-acid sequence: MDWLKVEVTVSLEAAEALSSAMLNLSPSGIQIDNKDDAVTLTAYVPESYPVEDIQITLKAALEKIDLEGLKTDPATISISTISDEDWAENYKKSFKPVRIGRFLIRPSWQEVESFPNEIVIQLDPGLAFGTGSHPTTEGCLIFLQEFVRGTDTVLDLGTGSGILAIAAAKLGAKKVVAIDNDPQAIEVAKENAAENGVADKIDFIVKDFSDLELTQVDLLVANLTASMIINFLPDIVRRLKGLKIFIASGITVEQKGGILEALKDNGFIVKKILDIGEWTNVVSELG
- the truA gene encoding tRNA pseudouridine(38-40) synthase TruA yields the protein MKDKPTRNIKLVLEYDGTNYSGWQKQEKQDVRTLQAEVEAALSTLLGEVIEVNAAGRTDAGVHAFGQVINFFTSSGMPIHRIPYSLNALLPEDIAAKDAEEVSPDFDARRDPKWREYHYYILNRFYRSVFANRFVHHEARPLDVEAMDEAVSYLKGRHDFTSFCATESAATIKNPVRTVLEVSCKRSSDIVWAGEPLEGLITIKVRAHAFLHNMVRIIAGTAIDVGLGAISPSDIPSIIEARDRTRAGKTAPAKGLVLVKIQY
- a CDS encoding energy-coupling factor transporter ATPase; this encodes MLIELVNVSFTYLPGTSLEQVALKDVDLKIGEGDFIGLIGPTGSGKSTLIQHLNGLLTPTQGRVLFEGKEIGKDVHPRLVREEVGLVFQFPESQLFADTVVDDVSFGPRNLGLSDKEARVRAKEAIESVGLDFNKFADRPPFSLSGGEKRLVAIAGVLAMRPRVLVLDEPVSGLDVRGKAKIMRILDELNKAGMTIIIAAHDMDEIAEHVGRIVVVNGGRVVLDGCPKVVFSELDTIKGIGLDLPKPVEVLLKLKECGFNISVDSLSLKGVVSTILAAVKERQCL
- the hrcA gene encoding heat-inducible transcriptional repressor HrcA, translated to MLDARKKAILFVAVQEYILTAEPVSSHRLVEKYQLGVSSATVRNELAVLEDLGYLHQPHTSAGRIPTDIAYRFYVDSTADKPGLTLKEEKAIVKLYSALNKEMEELLRETTSILSKLTNYIAVVMAPTFKSSRLKHIDLVSLSPKHMLMVLITDKGQVLKRTISVETHGVDVSGVEHLLNERLQGLQPSEISTVKDAIDLSDYKSAGFIHQLIDEIVDVMQSEDKERVFLGGTTSILGQPEFEDFRKVQSLLSSLEHGYRLLQWLEDSYRSDKVFVRIGSENADQQIKDCSVIASTYHVDDEAFGTLGIIGPTRMNYARAISAVEFIAGNLTKALNDLRS
- a CDS encoding 16S rRNA (uracil(1498)-N(3))-methyltransferase translates to MAKPRFFVDRAVKYAVDITGSDARHIRDVLRLRAGEVIEVVDPEGVVSDVEIVNISDEKVTGKVIKSYRPEEGLPEVFLFQALPKGTKMDDIVRKSVEIGVTGIFPMLTERVVVKVEPEKAARKVERWQKIATEAAKQSHRTLIPKVSPVLSFSDALVQLEGFDEVIVFWEEERAQFPYEVLDVSAKRVALVIGPEGGLADSEVLSLKEIGAKIVTLGESILRVETAGPVAIALIVYDLRRLKRQSSKAPDSGKISYY
- a CDS encoding energy-coupling factor transporter transmembrane protein EcfT, with translation MSVGAGFITGQYYPIDSPVHRTDPRVKLLLILFYAVAIFFIKNFTGLVVMTILIGVFVYISRLPVGLALKGVKPLFYILVLTLLIQLWVGGGPWVAVGPVNISIPGLRDGIFIDIRLVLLIVGASFLTLTSTPVELTDAIEYLLTPLKRLGAPSHELAMMMTIALRFIPILSVEADKIIKAQASRGARFNSKNPIAKFRSFIPILIPLFVSVFRRADELAEAMEARAYRGGEGRTRMRELKMKNGDWIGFIVVNVLFAVLIYIGRLPIV
- the dnaJ gene encoding molecular chaperone DnaJ, whose translation is MAKDYYEILGVSKGATQDEIKKAFRRLARKYHPDVNKDDPKAEAKFKEINEAYEVLSDPDKRRNYDTFGSAKGPAFGGGFEDFSGFGGGFESAFGDIFDMFFGNWQQQGGRAKSTAQRGSDLSLELTVDFEEAVFGAEKEVEIARLVGCSTCGGTGLEPGTSPATCPTCRGAGEVRSEQRTVFGTFIRTSTCPKCQGTGRVITTPCKDCNGQGRKPVHEKIKVDIPAGVDNGVTLKLTGKGEAGLRGGRPGDLYVTLHVKPHSVFERRGVDLFCQLPITFTQAAIGSELQVPTLEGFETITVAPGTQTGTTFRLKGKGVPSLRGSSRGDIIVQVVIETPRKLTERQKELLIEFARESGEEIHETSHGGIFSRIKDAFGQK